CTACGGCAAATGCATTGCTCACGGCGTGTACCTCGACTGCATGATTTCCGGAATGCTGTCCGAGCTCGTCAGCGGCGGCATCGATGCAAAGTTGAGCATCAAATACACCGCCCCTGTCTTTGCCGGAGACACCATCACCGCGACCGGTACCGTCAAGGAAATCAAGGTGGACAGGAACAGGCTCTTCATTGACACGAAATGCGTCAATCAGAATGGCGACACTGTTGCTGTTGGCGATGCTGTCTGCCTTGCCCGGACTGACGACTAGATACGTCTAGCTGTTTATGCTGTGAAAATGGATGTATGAAAGGCACATACTCCGATTGTTTGGCAGGATGTGCCTTTCATTATCCATTTTTTTTGCAGTCAACAACGCACTGTAATTTGCTTGAGTCAAATTCCATGGCCAAGGAAAACTCCTGGGGCAAGGGATGAAGTCTGCTGACATCAAGCTGAAATAAAAATAGAGAGTTAAGGATAATAATATGGATATTATTGCTTGCATAAAAGTTGTCCCAGAGGAACAAGACATCGTGACTTTGCCCAATAATGAGCTTTCTTTCGACAAAGTCCAATGGAAAATCGGTCAGTATGATCTGAATGCCATGGAAGCAGGAAAGCAGCTGGCAAAGAAGACTGGTGGCAAGATGAAAGTTCTGACCATCGGTGGCGACGCCCTTTCCAAGACGAAAATTCGCAAGGACATCCTTTCCCGTGGTGCGGATGAGCTGAACATCGTTGTTACCGACAAGAAGCTGAGCGATTCCCTGATCACTGCCAAGGCGATTGCCGAAGCATTGAAGGAAATGGGTTCGTTCGACCTGCTTCTGTTCGGCACCGGTTCCTCCGACATCTATTCCCAGCAGACCGGCAATCAGGTCGGTGCGCTGCTCGATCTCCCGGTCCTGAATGAAGTCAATGCCATTGAAGAGTGCGAAGCCGGTCTCAAGGTGGAGCGGATGCTGGAAAACGAGGTGGAAATTCTCGAGCTGCCCGTGCCGGCCGTGCTTTCCGTGACTTCGGAAATCAATACCCCCACCATTCCCGGAATGAGGGACATCATGGCCGCTGGCAAAAAGCCGGTGAACGAGCTTTCCGCCGATATCTCCTCTATCTCCGAGTACAGCGAAGTCGTGAGCGATCTGGCTCCGGTTCAGCGGGACAGGCAACAGAAGATCGTCAAGGGCGAGCCCGAGGAAATGGTCGAAGCCCTCATCCAGTTCCTGAACAGCTAGAGGCTCGTCCTTCAAGCAGTTGCCATTCGCTGCTGTTCCGGCATTCCGAGGGGAACAGCACAGCGTGCTTCAGTGGAGCCGGTTTCAGCCGTTTCATACAGCTTGCCACGCTCGACTTGAAGAACCTCAAAAATCAAATGGAGATTTTTTTATGTCGTACACGAATATTTTCATAATTGCCGATACACAGTCGAGCCTCCAGGAACTCTCCTGCGGGGCTTCCAAATTGGGCTCGAAATTTTCCGTTGTCGTTTTCGATGAGCAGCTCCAGTCGGTTGCAGCATCCTATGGCCCGGAGAAGATCTATAATTTTCAGGGCCCCTGAATCCGGCATCATCGAAGACAATGCTCGCGTGATCGCCGATCTGCTGCAGGCGCAAGCTCCTGAGCTCGTCCTGCTGAGCAACTCCACGCGCGGAAGGCTGCTGGCGGGCAAGCTCGGTGCGTATCTCGACACCTGCGTCATCTCCGGCATTTCCGAGCTGAATGAGGAAACCACCAGGAGAATGGTCTACGGCGGAGCCGCATTCAGAACGCAGAAGCTGACTGCCAAAACCGCTGTCGTGACCTGCAGCGCCGGTATTTTCGAGGTCAGTGACGGACAGGCTTCCCCGGACGCTGCCGTCGAGACCATGAGCGCCGCCGATACCAGGATCAGGAAGGTCGAGACGCAGGCCAAGGAAGGCGTTTCCTCCAACATCGCCATGGCCAAAAAGGTCGTGGACATGGGCCGTGGCTTCAAGGAGGAAAAGGACGTCGAGATGTGCCGTGAACTGGCCAGCCTGCTTGGTGCGGAACTCGGTTGCTCCCGTCCTGTTGCGGAAAACAACGGATGGCTGCCGAAGTCCGTGTACATCGGTGTGACGGGCATCATCCTGAAACCCGAGCTGATCATCGCCCTGTGCGTATCCGGTCAGGTTCAGCACATGGTCGGCATCAACCAGGCAAAGAAGATCGTCGCGATCAACAAGGACGAGCGCGCTCCGATCTTCAATTCCTGCGATCTGGGACTTGTCGGAGACATCTACCAGATTCTCCCCCTGCTGATCGAGAAGCTGAAGTAAACGAATGAAATGCAGGTTTGGCCATGGAGGCAAGCGTGTCTCTCTCCATGGTCGAACCTGCTTGTCTCATGAATTTTGCAAATCGGATGCTACGAAACGTTAACAATGTGTTGGGTGGAATAATGAACACGCAAATTTGTCATGAAAGCATCAATGCACTGTGGGATGACTGCTTGCTGAAGGATGGAGACAAGGTATTCATCATTTATGAATCCAAAGACGGCCATACATCCCAATATACATACGGAGAACTGTACAGCAAGACTGTTCAGGCCAGCAATTTCTTTCTTGATTTGAACATCCGGAAGGGAGACAAGGTTGCTGTCCATATGCATAGCTCGCCGGAGTTTCTGATCATCTGGTTTGCCCTGCTGCGAATCGGTGCTGTCATGGTGCCACTCAACTGCAATTATACAAGCAGGGAATGCCGTTTTATCATCGACCAGTGCGACGTGAACTGTGTGCTGACGGAATCCGATTTCGTCCCCATTTACGATGATGAATTCTTTGCACCCCTGACCAGGATTCTCACCCGCTCGGACGAAGAAAAGGAAGGCTACCTCAATTTTCGGGAATGCATGGAAAAACAGCCGACCGAACTGAAGGAGAAGAGGGACGTCTTTTCCGATGATCCCGCGGAAATCCTGTTCACTTCGGGAACGACCTCAAATCCCAAAGGGGCAATTTTCAACCACTACAATCTCGTTTTTGCCGGAGAGTTCCATGCCGACCAGATGGGGTTGCAGCATGACGACAGGTTTTTCACGGTTTTCCCCTGTTTTCATATCGATTGGCAGGCGATAGCCATTTTGCCGACCATTACCCGGAAAGCGACGGTCATTGCGCAGGAACGCTACAGCGCGAGGGCCTTTTGGGCAAAGATTCGTCACCATCGGGCGACCATAATCGAATTGATTCCCATGATTGCCCGTACCACCATGCTTCAGCCGGAAGTCGCCGAAGAAAGGGACCATGACGTTCGGCTTGCGTATTTTTCCCTGTGCCTGTCCACGGAGGAAAAGGAAGCCTTTGAAAAACGTTTCAATGTGCGCCTGTTCAACTGCTACGGCATGACCGAGACCGTGGTCTGCAATGTCGCCGACTTCAAGACCGGAGAAGCCAAATGGCCGTCTGTGGGCAAAATCTACGATCCGTATCAGCTTCGGATTGTTGATGATGAGAATCGACCGGTTCCAGCGCATGAAATCGGAGAAATCTGCATCAGGGGAGAAAGAGGCAGGACGCTCATCCCCGGGTACTACAGGAATGAAGAGCAGACGAATCTGCTCTACGACGAAGATCTGTGGATGCACACCGGAGACAAGGGGTATCTTGATGACGAGGGCTGGCTGTATTTCGTCGACAGAAAAAACAACCTTATCAAGAGGTCCGGAGAGAACATCTCGGCCAGTGAGATCGAAAAGGTTCTGACTGCTCATGAGTTCATTGAAGAGGCTGCGGTTGTGGGCATTCCCGATCCGATCAGGGATCAGGCCGTTAAGGCTTTCGTCAAGTTCAATCCCGGAAAGGCTTTGAACACGCAGGAGTTGCAGGATTTCTGTGCTCAGCATTTGGCGAGTTTCAAGATTCCCTCCTTTTTTTCCGTTGTTGATGATTTCCCGCATACGTGTACCGGGAAGATCAGGAAGAATCTGGTGAGGGACTGGTAGGAGTTGATGAAACCCGATGCGTTGAATTCGTCCGCAAGGAACTTTGGGAAGTAGAGCCTATCCTGCTTTGCCCTGCCTTGCCTCTGGGGAAGGCCTCCTCCTTCCCCAGAGGCCCCAACGTAGTCCTGACCAGCCTGTCGACCGTGACAGGGACGTGGCATGATCGCTCGTCCCGCCGGCGCACGAAAACGGATTTCCCAGCTGTGCCATGATTGTTCATGGCGACCCGATCCCTGATTCGGGGACATCCTGCCCTGCGCGATATCCGCCCCGACACGTGGGGGATTTCCTTGACCTGAATCCTGCGGAAAGCGTTCAGGTGGTGGGGATGTCGTCACGTGGTGAACGCATACTTGAAGACGGAAAAAGGTGCTGTAGACGCCATGCAAACATCTCAGGACAGGTCGAAGCTCAAGCAGCGGCGTACCATTACGTATTTTGTTGAAGCGGCCAGAGAGATCGTCGAGCAGGAGGGCATTGCCGCTGTGACGATTCGCAGGGCCGCGCATCTTGCCGGATATGCCAGTGCAACGCTGTACAACTATTTCGACAGCTTGCCCCATCTGGTCTTTCTGGCAACCATGAGCTGTCTGGATGACTATCACGCCGCCTTGTCAGGCTATCTGGAAGGGTGTGACAATTCCCTTGAGGGGCATGTGGCTGTCTGCAAATGCTTTTCGGAGTTCGCATTTGCCCATCCCGAGGTGTATGAACTGATCTTTTTCACGCTCAGCCGTGAAAAAATCGAGGAATACACATATCAGTATTATGATCTGTTCCCGGGAAAAGTGGCGCGGGAATGGTCCGCTCCGTTCAACAAGGTGCTCAACATCAACAACATGTCTGCATGCAATCGCGATATGCTGACCTGTTGCGTGGAAGAAGGCTTTTTCACGGATGAGCGCGCTGCGGATTATCTCGATGTGAGTCTTCGGCTTTTCAAATCCATTCTGCAGGACGTGCGTAGCGGCAATCTAAACAAGGACACTGCTGTCGCCCTGATCATGAAGTATTTTTTCCAGCTCATGAGTCGTTACGTGCTGCCGGAAAAGCAGGGCCTGCTGGCAAGGGCCAGGAAACGCTGGGACCAGCCTTCCGCAGCAGGGTGAACCGGAGTCCGGCTTTCGATGTCCCCCTGTCCCCCGAACCATGTGTTGCATCCGTTTCGCATTCCGTTGCCGCCGTTGTCGCGGGCAGGCATGAATTTCGGCAATTCCGACGCCGATCATTGAAAGACGGCCCCTCAGGACGAAGGCCGACCAGAAGGGGGCTGGCCGGGAAGCCTGAGACATGTCAGGCGAAGCGTGTCCGTCATCATGATGGGGGCGTCATGCGCTTTCGGGCCGAGAAAATCGCGTAGGGATTTGCGTTTGTCTTCATCGGGCGGGTGGTTGTAATACGTGAAGGCATAGTTGGCAGCATCGGCAAAATTCGTGAACATCCAGTGAGTTGTGAAGACCTCTCTTGAAATTGTTTCAAGGGGACACCGGGCAAGCGCGTCTTCCACGGCCATGAGCCGGTGATCCTCGTTTTCGAATATCCCGCAGAACCTTTGAATTTCACTTTCCATTGCCGGTTCAAGGACGAGGATCAGTCCGTCACGGGTCATGGTTCGTCGTGCCTCGACAAGGGCCGCAAGGCAGTCCGGGTGGTGATGGAGCGACAAGGTGAAGAGGACGATGTCGAAGCAGCCGGATGCCAATGGCAGGTTCATGCCCGAACCGCAAATGAAGAAGGCGTCGGGAACCGTTTCAGCCCCTTTGCATATCGCGTCAAAGTCCGGCTCGATGCCGACAGCGAATCGTGCGTTGTCCACATAGCTTCTGGTGACCGCGCCTGCGCCGCACCCGATCTCGAGTATTCTTTTCCCCTTGAAATCAGATCGGTTGAAAAGATTCCTGCGGATGTCATTGTGGCAATCCCTGATCATTGAGAAATCGTACAGGAATATCGGGAGAAGTACAAAAGGCCTCTGTGAGGCCATTGGGAAGGTGTGGATTGTCCGATCGGCTTGAACCCCACGGGAAAGGAGGCAGACCTTGTGGGATGTACCGCAGCGGTTCCTGTTCTCGGGCCTCCGTGTCCTTACGGGGGCTGGCCTTGAATCGGAACAGCACGCCCAATGCCCCTTGAATCCGTTTCCGCTGTCAGCCCGGAGCACTGTCCGTGGCACGGCGTACAGCCTGTCGCTCAGGGGCGTGCGAACTTCCCGGTCGACAGAAGCCTTTGTGCCTCTGGAATTCTTCCCATCCCGCTTCTTCTGAGATTTGTCCCATATTTCGTGACTTGTGTCGGATCGTCGTGCCATAAGGGAACTACGACTCTTTTTCCTGTGCAAAGGAGGAGAGCATAATCTCAGCAAGGCAGGAAGCAGCATGAGCGACGAAAGAAAGTGCCCGGTGACTGGACAGCCCGGTCGCCAGATCGCCGGTGGCGGGACATCGAATCGGGATTGGTGGCCGAATCAGTTGAATCTGGACATTCTGCACCAGCAGTCTTCCAAAACGAATCCCATGGGAGAGGAATTCAAGTATGCCGTCGAATTCGGGAAGCTCGACCTTGAGGCCCTGAAACAGGACCTGTTCGATCTCATGACCGATTCGCAGGAATGGTGGCCTGCGGACTACGGACATTACGGTCCTCTGTTCATCCGCATGGCGTGGCACAGCGCGGGCACGTATCGCGTTGGTGACGGACGCGGCGGGGCCGGGTCCGGGAGTCAGCGGCTGGCTCCGCTCAACAGTTGGCCGGACAACGTCAATCTGGACAAGGCGCGCAGGCTGCTCTGGCCGATCAAGCAGAAGTACGGTCGGAAAATCTCGTGGGCCGATCTTCTGGTGCTGGCCGGGACCTGTGCCATCGAGTCCATGGGATTGAAGCCGTTCGGCTTTGCCGGCGGGCGCGAGGATGTCTGGGAACCGGAAAAGGATATCTACTGGGGCTCCGAGGATACCTGGCTCGGCGACGAACGCTACAAGGGGGAACGGGAATTGGACAACCCGCTTGCCGCCGTGCAGATGGGGCTGATCTACGTGAATCCCGAGGGGCCGAACGGCAATCCCGATCCCGTGGCGTCGGGGCGCGACGTGCGCGAAACCTTTGCCCGCATGGCCATGAATGACGAGGAGACCGTGGCGCTCGTGGCTGGCGGACATACGTTCGGCAAATGCCACGGTGCTGGCGATGCCGCGCATGTCGGCCCGGAACCGGAAGCTGCTGCGCTTGAGGAGCAGGGGCTCGGCTGGAAGAGCAGCTTCGGCAGCGGCAAGGGCGGCGATACCATCGGCAGTGGCATCGAGGGCGCATGGAAGCCTCGTCCGACCACGTGGGACATGGGCTATCTCAAGGTGCTTTTCAAGTACGAGTGGGAGCTGGTGAAGAGCCCGGCCGGGGCCAATCAGTGGCTGGCCATGGATGTGGAAGAGGAAGACATGGTCGTGGATGCGCACGATCCGTCCAGACGGCACAGGCCCATGATGACCACGGCGGACCTGTCCCTGCGATACGATTCCGTTTATGAACCGATAGCCCGGCGTTTTCTCGAGAATCCCGATGAATTTGCGGATGCCTTTGCCCGGGCATGGTTCAAGCTGACCCATCGCGACATGGGGCCGCGTTCCCGTTATCTGGGCAAACTGGTCCCGGTCGAGGAACTTATCTGGCAGGACCCGTTGCCCGCAGTGGACCATGCGCTGATTGACGAAAAGGATGTGGTCGGACTCAAGGTCCGAATTCTTGCATCCGGACTGTCGGTTGCCGATCTGGTTTCCACGGCATGGGCGTCCGCATCCACGTTTCGCGGTTCGGACAAGCGGGGCGGCGCCAATGGTGCGCGCATCCGGCTTGCCCCGCAAAAGGATTGGGACGTGAACGAACCCGCCCGGCTTGAGACCGTGCTCAGGAAATTCGAAGTGCTGCAGGCGGAGTTCAACAACGCGCAGGCAGACGGGAAAAGGGTTTCCCTGGCCGATCTGATCGTGCTTGGCGGATGTGCCGCAGTGGAAGATGCGGCGAAAAGGGCGGGATTCGACGTGACCGTGCCGTTTGCGCCCGGGCGAACCGATGCGTTGCAGGAGCAGACCGACGTGGAGTCCTTTGCCGTGCTGGAACCGGCTGCGGACGGATTCCGCAATTATCTGAAGAGACCGTTTTCGGTCTCGGCCGAGGAACTCATGGTGGATCGGGCGCAGCTTCTGACCCTGACGGCGCCGGAAATGACGGTGCTGGTCGGTGGCATGCGCGTGCTGAACGCCAATTTTGGCCAGTCGGAACTCGGCGTGTTTACGGATCGGCCCGGAACGCTTTCCAATGATTTCTTCGTGAACCTGCTCGACATGGGCACGGAGTGGCGCCCTGTGCCGGGCAATGAAAATCGGTTTGAAGGGCGTGACCGGGCAACCGGGCGGCTTCGTTGGACCGGGTCACGGATCGATCTTGTGTTCGGCTCCAATTCGCAGCTGCGCGCTGTTGCCGAGGTTTATGCCTGCTCGGATTCGCACGGCAAGTTCGTGAACGACTTCGTGGCGGCCTGGGCCAAAGTCATGCATCTGGACAGATTCGATTCTGCCTGACGGCAGGCGGCTTGCGCACAATGAAAAACGCCCATCTCCGTAACGGAGATGGGCGTTGATGTGCCTTGTTCAGGACTTGGGGCGAAAGCTACCAGCGGGGGCGGCGCTCTTCGCGGGGGCGGGCTTCGTTGACCTTGAGGTTGCGGCCGCCGAGCTCCTTGCCGTCCAGGTTGGAAATGGCTTCGCGAGCGCCGGCATCGTCCATCTCGACAAAACCGAAACCGCGGGGGCGACCGGTTTCGCGGTCCTCGATGAGCTTGACGGAAGTGACTTCACCAAAAGCTTCAAAAGCAGCGCGCACTTCGTCTTCAGTAGTGGACCAGGACAAATTGCCGACATAAAGATTCTTGGACATTCAAAATACTCCTAAAAAATGTGAGAAATAGCGCCCGTGCACTAAACAAAAAGGACGTCGTGCATAAGATACGTGCAAGACGTCCTGATATACATGTTTTCATTTCAACCAGCACTGGCCACATTCTGACCGCGCCTTCACGGGTGCCGCTGGTGATGCGCTACTAGTCCACTAATGTTGTTTGGAAGTCAATATCTATTTTCAGAAAAAATGATTTTTTTGAGATGTGTTTTCAGAAAAGTACGTATTTTCAGTCTGTTGACTGATAAACTTTTTGCGGGCTCGCGTCGGGAAGTGGTGTTGCCCGACCCGGAAACCGTGTGGGAATGTCTTGCGGAAGCTGTCCGGTGAGTGTAATTCGCCGCAAGGTCAAGGACGAATGTCTCTGAAGCGTCAAGAGAATCGAAACCCTTTTTCAGGACCATTGGGGAAGATGTTGAAATGGTGAAACGGATAGTGGCTTTTGGTGACAGTTTTTCGGACAACGGCTTTTCAAATGGGTGTGGATACAACCGGCTGAGCAATGGCAAGGTGTGGGTGGAGCATCTGGCGGACATGCTGGGCGTGGAGCTCGAGGACCGGGCCTGGTGCGGAGCGCAAAGCGGTCTGGGCAATGCCTCCGGACCGAAGGACTGGTCGGGCCTGAACTGGCAGGTGCAAAATTTCAAGCCGCAGGGGGAGCTGGGAGACACCTTGTGCACCGTGCTGATCGGCATCAACGACATCTACGACGGCAGCGGCAGCACGGAAAACGTGGTGGAAAACAGCGTCATTGCACTGGAGCGGCTCGTGGACAAGGGCGTGCGCCATCTGCTCGTATCCAATGTGCCGAACATTACCCATGCACCTGCCTATGCTGGAGAATATGCGGCATGCAGGGAGATCGTCCTGAAAAAGGTGCATGACATCAACGCGCTTCTGGAACCTGCGCTGTTCGCTTCCGACGGGTTTGCCCATCGTCATCCCGAAGTGACGCTGCATCGCGTCAAGGCGTGGGACGTCTTTGAATGCGCAGTGGAGCAGGGGCGTTTCACCAGATTGTCCGAGCCGTGGAACGGCACCTATGCCTTTCCCGAGGCGGACGGGTACATGTGGTGGGACGACTGGCATCCCATGACGGCCATGCATCGGATTTTTGCGCAGGCCGCGCTGGAGGAGCTTGGGCGCGAGTCGGGCAGATAGGTTTCGGTGAGGCGCGGGGCGGCTCAGGCTGTCTCGGGGCCGAACGGGGCGATGATCCTGTCCAGCACGCCTTGCAGTTTGGAAATGGCTACCCCGTAATTCGTCACCGGGACGCCGCGTCGTCCGCATTCCCGGATGCGGCGCAGCATTTCCGTCCGATTGAGCATGCAGGCTCCGCAGTGGACCACCAGCTTGAACCGTTCCAGATCGTCCGGGAAGTCATGGCCTGAATACAGCTCGAATTGCAGGTCCCTGCCCGTGTATCGAGTCATCCACCGGGGAATTCTGACCCTGCCGATATCGTCGTCCATGGCGTGATGCGAACAGGCCTCGCCAATGAGCACGGCGTCGCCGTCCGCAAGCGAATCAATGGCTTCGGCGCCGCGTATCAGGCCGGGCAGGTCGCCCTTGTACCGGGCGAACAGTGTGGAAAACGTGGTCAGGGGAATGTCCCGGGGCACGATTTCCGCCACTTCGCGCACGACCTGGGAATCCGTGACAACCAGCGCGGGCTTGCGGTTCAGTCCGGCCAGCACCTTGTCCAGTTCATGCTCCTTTGCCGTGACCGCAAAGGCATTCCGGTCCAGTATGTCCCGCAGCACCTGAACCTGCGGCAGGATCAGTCTGCCCTTGGGCGCCGAGGCATCGATGGGCACCACGCATACGACCCAGTCCCCCTTGTCGAAGAGGTCGCGGACAAGAATCTGCTCCCCGGAGGACTCCGGCGGAGCCGCATCCATGATCGCCTGCTTCAGGGCGTCCACATTGTTCCCGGTCAGGGCCGAGACCGGGATGCAGGGAATGTCGCGTTTCCGGAAGAATTCCAGTTCCCGGGCCGTGGGGCCGCGCAGATCGCTCTTGTTGAATGCCGCGACCATGCGAATGCCCAGTTCCCCGGCCTGATTCAGGATGCGTTGGTCCTGTACCTCGAAACCGGCCTCGCCCATCACGATCACCACGACATCGGTTCTTGCGAGTATCTTCCGCGTTGCCTTGACGCGCAGTTCGCCCAGTTTCCCGGCATCGTCCAGCCCGGCGGTGTCGTAGAACGTCACCGGACCGAGCGGAAGCAGTTCGTAGTGCCTGGCCACCGGGTCCGTCGTGGTGCCCGGCATGTCCGAGACTATCGCGGTTTCCTGTCCGGTCAGGGCGTTAATCAGCGAGGATTTGCCCGCATTCCGCCGCCCGGCAAGGGTGATGACCAGCCTGATCCCTCTGGGCGCTTTGTCCGACATGGTTGCTCCTGGGTGAAAATCCCTTTGCGGGTGACGGGACGAATCCGGCCGAAAGGATGGTTTGTTTCGCGTTTTCCAGCGCATCATTCTGTTGAAGGTCTTCGGGCGTCAGCACGGGAGTGAGCACGTTGCATCCCCGGTGCAGGGCCTGTGCCCGGCTGCCCGGAGCCAGAGTCTCCAATGCGGATGCGGCCGGAATGTTCGACTGGGGATTGAGGATGCGCAGCAGGGCGGTCATTCTGTGGGAAAGCTTGACCGAGCCGGGACGCTGTCTGCCGAGCGGCGTGTCCCGATCCGGCACGAACGGCCCTACTGCAATGATGTCGAGGTCCAGCTCGGTGAGAAAGAGGATGTCGCGCAATGCGTCCAGCGGACCTGTTTCGGGCAGGTCCGCAATCACGCCGGACCCGATTTCATAGCCCATGCCGTGAAGCCGTTCCACCCTGTGCAGCCGGGCCGCGAAATCCTCTCCGTGGTGAATGCGCTTGAAGCGGCGCGGGTCCGATGTCTCCAGCTTCACAATGCAGCGATCCGCACCATTGTCCCGCCACAGCCGGTATTCCTCCAGCCCCCTGTCCCCGAGGGAAAGGGTCACGGCCACATCGTGTCGATCCTTGATTCGGCGGACAAGCGCGGCCACAGAGGCGGCATCGCAGCCCGTGTCCTTCCCGGACCTGAGCACCACGGTCTCGGCTCCTCCGGCAACGGCCCGGTCCACGGAATCCATGATCGTGTCGGGCGTCATGCGGTAGCGCCACAGGGCGCTGTTCGGGGCACGCAGGCCGCAATAGCCGCATTCCCCGTCGCATATGTTGGAGAAGTCCACGATGGCCCGGATGGCAACCTTGTTGCCAAAGCCATCCTGCCTGATCCGGTCCGCGCGGGTGAACAGCGCCGAGTCGTTGGCTCCCATAAGGGAGGCGAGAATGTCGTGTTTCGTCATGAGATTCTTGCCTGCCGGGCCACCCCGGCCTGTTTCGTGGTGTGCTGGCGTTTTTTCAGACCAGAAGGGACTTGACCCGTACGCCGTCGAGCATGCCGAGCTTGCCGGTGAGTGCGCCGACTTCGTCCGTGGTGGCTTCGATGATCAGGTCGATGATGTTCACGCCCCGTTCCTTGAAGGGCAGCCCCATCCTGCCGACGATCATGTCGCTGTGATCGCTGAGGATGGAATTCACGGTATTGGCCGCCTTGTTCCTGTCCTTGATGATGATGCCGATGATGCCGAGTCGTTTTTCCACGCGCCTGTCCTTTCTTTTCGGAATGGTGCCGAAAAAGGCGTTGCAGCCTTGATGTCCGGTCTTTCAGTGAGGTGGAGGGAGCTTCCGGGTGTCGATCCTGCCTGCAAAAGGGGAGGGCCCAGATGGCTCCACCCTGGGGTTCAGGCCAACCCTTCCCGCAGGCAGAATTTCTCCGGTAGGAGGTGTTCCGGGGGCAAGTATTACGGGAATTCGTAATACGAGTCAAGGAATGGTTGTACAAAATGGATAACTTTTTAAAAATAGTATTACGAAAAACGTGTGGTAAGAGATGGCCATGGAGCCGGGAAAAAGGGGGCTTTCTGCTGGATCGGATGTGGTCGGAAAATGTCGCCCTTGGATCAGATGGGTCCTCGCCGCAGGAGACAGGGGTGCTGTTAGAGGTTGAACTTGAATCCCTTGTCCTTGAGGGCAGCCACCCTGGCACTGCGATCAACGTAATGCGTGTGCAGCAGGTGGTGGGACATGTGGCCGCAGGGGCCTTCATGCAGGAAGCCGTCCTTGTGATCGTATATCTTCTTGATCATGGGATTGTCCTGGGACTTCCTGTACTTGTATATTCCGGAATTCGCGTCGGCGTCGTACACGGACTTCTGGCGCTGGGCCACGAAGTTCATGACGTCGGCAGCGGCGGTCCTGACCGTGTTCAGTCCGAGTACGGCAT
Above is a window of Pseudodesulfovibrio tunisiensis DNA encoding:
- a CDS encoding RNA recognition motif domain-containing protein; amino-acid sequence: MSKNLYVGNLSWSTTEDEVRAAFEAFGEVTSVKLIEDRETGRPRGFGFVEMDDAGAREAISNLDGKELGGRNLKVNEARPREERRPRW
- a CDS encoding SGNH/GDSL hydrolase family protein; translated protein: MVKRIVAFGDSFSDNGFSNGCGYNRLSNGKVWVEHLADMLGVELEDRAWCGAQSGLGNASGPKDWSGLNWQVQNFKPQGELGDTLCTVLIGINDIYDGSGSTENVVENSVIALERLVDKGVRHLLVSNVPNITHAPAYAGEYAACREIVLKKVHDINALLEPALFASDGFAHRHPEVTLHRVKAWDVFECAVEQGRFTRLSEPWNGTYAFPEADGYMWWDDWHPMTAMHRIFAQAALEELGRESGR
- the hydF gene encoding [FeFe] hydrogenase H-cluster maturation GTPase HydF, producing MSDKAPRGIRLVITLAGRRNAGKSSLINALTGQETAIVSDMPGTTTDPVARHYELLPLGPVTFYDTAGLDDAGKLGELRVKATRKILARTDVVVIVMGEAGFEVQDQRILNQAGELGIRMVAAFNKSDLRGPTARELEFFRKRDIPCIPVSALTGNNVDALKQAIMDAAPPESSGEQILVRDLFDKGDWVVCVVPIDASAPKGRLILPQVQVLRDILDRNAFAVTAKEHELDKVLAGLNRKPALVVTDSQVVREVAEIVPRDIPLTTFSTLFARYKGDLPGLIRGAEAIDSLADGDAVLIGEACSHHAMDDDIGRVRIPRWMTRYTGRDLQFELYSGHDFPDDLERFKLVVHCGACMLNRTEMLRRIRECGRRGVPVTNYGVAISKLQGVLDRIIAPFGPETA
- a CDS encoding biotin synthase BioB, with translation MTKHDILASLMGANDSALFTRADRIRQDGFGNKVAIRAIVDFSNICDGECGYCGLRAPNSALWRYRMTPDTIMDSVDRAVAGGAETVVLRSGKDTGCDAASVAALVRRIKDRHDVAVTLSLGDRGLEEYRLWRDNGADRCIVKLETSDPRRFKRIHHGEDFAARLHRVERLHGMGYEIGSGVIADLPETGPLDALRDILFLTELDLDIIAVGPFVPDRDTPLGRQRPGSVKLSHRMTALLRILNPQSNIPAASALETLAPGSRAQALHRGCNVLTPVLTPEDLQQNDALENAKQTILSAGFVPSPAKGFSPRSNHVGQSAQRDQAGHHPCRAAECGQILAD
- a CDS encoding TM1266 family iron-only hydrogenase system putative regulator; protein product: MEKRLGIIGIIIKDRNKAANTVNSILSDHSDMIVGRMGLPFKERGVNIIDLIIEATTDEVGALTGKLGMLDGVRVKSLLV
- a CDS encoding iron hydrogenase small subunit, which translates into the protein MKMNRRGFIKACGIMAGYAVLGLNTVRTAAADVMNFVAQRQKSVYDADANSGIYKYRKSQDNPMIKKIYDHKDGFLHEGPCGHMSHHLLHTHYVDRSARVAALKDKGFKFNL